ACCCAGATCATCAGCGGCATGCCGACGAGGGTGCCCAGGGTGAGGAGCAGCGCTCCGCTGTTCCCGCCCAGCAGCAGACCGGGGGCCATCGCCGTGGCGGCGATGGCCACGGCGATGAGCGGCAGCAGGAAGGTCAGGCCGAGCAGTTGGGGCAGCCGGGGGCGTGCCTCCTGCCAGGCTTCCGTGAGCGACAGCTTCCGGCCGAGCACGGCGCGGCTCACGACCATGGTGAGCAGCGCTGTGACAAGGAAGGTGACGATGAGTCCGATGAACATGGTCGGAAGCGCGTTGATGAGTGCCACGCGGGCGCTGTCGAAGGCTTCCCGGAGCGCTTCGTCCGTGCCGGGTTCGGCGGACTGCTTCACCGGCTCGATCCCGAAGGCGAGATCAGCCGCGGTGATGCAGAGCTGTGCGAACACGGACACGGTCAAGGTGATGCCGAGGACGGTCGGCCAGTGGCCGCGCAGGGTCGCCACGGAGCCTTCGAGGATCTCGGTGACGCCGAGTGGGCGCAGCGGTATCACGCCCGGCTTGGCGGCGACGGGTACACCCCAGCCGTGGTGGGGGCCGCCGCCCCAGCCGGGGGCGGGAGGCGGGGTCGGGGCGCCGTGGCCGCCGGTCTGGCCGGACCATGGGGCGGGGGGCGGCTGGTTGTCCGCCCACTGAGAGGAACCGGCGGGTTCGGCGGGACGGGGAGGGTTGGTGTTCCGGTCGTCGGCCGATCCGGGCGATGCCCAGCCCGGAGTGTCGTTCACGGTGGTCCACCTCATCAGTTGTCCGGGAGCCGGCCCTGGTCGAACCGGCGGGTTTGTTCACCTGCCCGAGTGTCAGTTCGGCAGGCTGCCAGCCATCGTCGCACGCGGCTCTTGGCGTATGGGTGTCCGTATCTCCTTTGTGCCTTTATCCGGGAGCGATCACCGGGCACACTGGGCGGATGGCTGATCAGTACGCACGCGATGGGGTCGATGACAGTCCGCGCATGCTTCCCGTACTGCGCTGGGAGGAGCCGCCGGACGGGGCCGTGGTGGTTCTGCTCGATCAGACCCGGCTGCCCGCCGACGAGGTCGAGCTGGTCTGTACGGACGTACCGGCGCTGGTACGGGCGATCCAGTCGCTGGCGGTGCGTGGTGCGCCGCTGCTGGGTATCACGGGTGCTTATGGGGTGGCGCTGGCCGCGGCGCGGGGGTACGACGTCGAGGAGTCGGCCGGGCTGCTGGAACGGGCGCGGCCCACGGCGGTCAATCTGGGGTACGGGGTGCGGCGGGCGCTGGACGCCTACCGGGCGGCGGCCGGACGGGGCGAGGCGGAGGCGGCAGCGGCGGCGCTGATGGCGGCGAAGGAGTTGCACCGGCAGGACGCGGAGGCCAGCGCGCGGATGGCGGCCCATGGGCTCGCCTTCCTGGACGGG
The nucleotide sequence above comes from Streptomyces clavuligerus. Encoded proteins:
- a CDS encoding DUF7544 domain-containing protein, with product MNDTPGWASPGSADDRNTNPPRPAEPAGSSQWADNQPPPAPWSGQTGGHGAPTPPPAPGWGGGPHHGWGVPVAAKPGVIPLRPLGVTEILEGSVATLRGHWPTVLGITLTVSVFAQLCITAADLAFGIEPVKQSAEPGTDEALREAFDSARVALINALPTMFIGLIVTFLVTALLTMVVSRAVLGRKLSLTEAWQEARPRLPQLLGLTFLLPLIAVAIAATAMAPGLLLGGNSGALLLTLGTLVGMPLMIWVMVRFTLAPTALMLERQGVMAALRRSARLVEGAWWRTFGIMLLTILISFVIQLIVGIPFIALGYLADSGGMSDLMAGRTPDSWQFLLVTGIGAVIGYAISYPLSAGVTALLYIDQRIRRESLDLELARVADLPGSGTPSPTSGFTS